A region from the Maridesulfovibrio zosterae DSM 11974 genome encodes:
- a CDS encoding TnsD family Tn7-like transposition protein, whose translation MIAYFPRPYPDEILYSLLARYRRHTCERSYKRSCRALFAKKDVTASVYFQSHIRQLHQRIKHLFPYSEQELVHNHTFLPFFTAYTTPEVAQRAYESSLNNRGGALNVLLGTAANSVELPSVLKFCPACLESDFERYGETYWRRLHQLPGVLGCYEHRLPLQESLVAVTQRNRHAFIAATRRNCRFDKDFRAPVYENDHNVFDGIARAYQRIVAGDIRTESYEQRTARYFALLKKKGFVKGRDSVAQEKLFESFSNYYSSELLEILFSTVDISNDSCWLKAISRKHRKSFSPVRHFLFSQFLNALPDARKKKLPKICVYPKYVPPRQQRKTNREKWLMLQDANSGFSKTQLRKMNPKLYTGLYRHDKQWLSENSPALLQSQGSPGHVNWERRDTEMLKAVRQAVIDIHMEIPLLRVTLSRVGIRLGCLANLEHKLDYYPRTKAFLKERLESVENFQVRRIFHITRTECCAGRRPRSWEIVRLAGLKTPVKPDLEKAVALALKTYSDGFICRKRPSTI comes from the coding sequence ATGATCGCTTATTTTCCTCGCCCTTACCCTGATGAAATTTTATACAGCCTTCTTGCAAGGTACAGGCGTCATACGTGCGAGCGAAGTTATAAGCGATCCTGTCGGGCTTTGTTCGCCAAAAAAGATGTAACTGCTTCGGTGTATTTTCAAAGCCATATTAGACAGTTGCATCAGCGCATTAAACATCTGTTCCCGTATTCAGAACAAGAACTTGTTCACAACCATACTTTCCTACCTTTTTTTACGGCCTATACGACTCCTGAAGTTGCTCAGAGAGCCTATGAATCATCCCTGAATAATCGAGGCGGAGCGTTAAATGTCCTCCTTGGTACTGCTGCAAATTCGGTAGAGTTGCCGAGTGTCTTGAAGTTTTGTCCAGCCTGTCTTGAATCTGATTTTGAGAGATATGGTGAAACCTATTGGCGTAGACTGCACCAATTGCCGGGAGTTTTGGGCTGCTATGAGCATCGTCTTCCTTTACAGGAAAGTCTGGTGGCAGTGACGCAACGAAACCGTCATGCGTTTATTGCTGCAACGAGGCGTAATTGCAGATTCGACAAGGACTTCAGGGCGCCTGTCTATGAAAATGATCATAATGTCTTTGATGGTATAGCCCGCGCCTACCAAAGGATTGTTGCTGGCGATATTCGTACCGAGTCTTACGAGCAGCGCACAGCAAGATATTTTGCCCTCCTCAAGAAAAAAGGTTTTGTAAAGGGGCGGGACTCTGTAGCTCAGGAAAAGTTGTTCGAATCTTTTTCGAATTATTATTCAAGTGAGTTGTTGGAAATCCTATTTTCCACTGTTGATATTTCGAATGATTCCTGCTGGCTGAAGGCTATTTCAAGGAAGCACAGAAAGTCTTTTTCTCCAGTGCGGCATTTCTTATTTAGTCAATTTCTAAATGCCCTGCCCGACGCACGGAAAAAGAAATTGCCCAAGATATGTGTGTATCCAAAGTATGTCCCTCCCCGTCAGCAACGGAAAACGAATCGAGAGAAGTGGCTAATGCTGCAGGACGCAAATTCAGGTTTTTCGAAAACTCAGCTAAGAAAGATGAATCCCAAACTTTATACGGGGCTGTACCGACACGACAAACAATGGCTTAGTGAGAATTCTCCTGCCCTGCTTCAAAGCCAAGGCAGTCCCGGACATGTGAATTGGGAGCGGCGTGACACGGAAATGCTTAAAGCTGTTCGACAAGCTGTAATTGATATTCATATGGAGATTCCCCTTCTTAGAGTTACCTTGTCACGAGTCGGAATCAGACTTGGATGCTTGGCAAATTTGGAGCATAAGTTGGATTATTATCCTCGGACCAAGGCGTTTTTAAAGGAACGGTTGGAATCTGTTGAGAATTTTCAAGTACGGCGCATTTTTCATATTACGCGCACAGAGTGTTGCGCTGGACGCAGGCCTAGGTCTTGGGAAATCGTTCGTCTTGCCGGTTTGAAAACTCCGGTCAAGCCTGATTTGGAGAAGGCTGTTGCATTGGCACTCAAAACCTATTCGGATGGATTTATATGCAGAAAACGACCTTCAACTATCTAA
- a CDS encoding (Fe-S)-binding protein: protein MDMVMPKPMDADIREFLDKFDFSSCMVCGTCSNGCPITDTPGMEGWDTRKVLRMLAYGMVDEVVESNFPWLCTGCGRCSYSCPMGIDIPAVMGHMKSLRDRDKVPGTLQQGMVNNVETGNNLAIKKEDYLVGMAELGEELAEECPGFYVPVDKQDADILFFPNSKEVYGDFEDQFWWWKIFYTARENWTVPSEGWEAVDWALFTGNYEANKTLAKRKIDFMKEHNISRMIMPDCGGGSYGCRKGMDKCVMEDPNNEVGFTYLYDYLLQLIRDGRIKLDKSVNAGKRFTWHDSCKHGRELERHFGKGYFEEPRWIINQCVDDFVDMTPNRGLNYCCGAGGGMWPMPYEAESAWHARYKYDQIKRSGADVVVVGCSNCRDQIMRRIPKFYTDYKYEVKYIWQLVAESLVLEEWDADMIAKGQAEAKAQWEKLGIDITDVEY, encoded by the coding sequence ATGGACATGGTTATGCCGAAACCGATGGATGCAGATATTCGGGAGTTTTTGGATAAGTTCGACTTTAGCTCCTGTATGGTTTGTGGAACTTGTTCTAACGGGTGTCCCATAACCGACACTCCAGGTATGGAAGGGTGGGATACTCGTAAAGTTCTGCGCATGTTGGCTTACGGTATGGTAGATGAAGTTGTGGAATCTAATTTTCCATGGTTGTGTACAGGATGCGGACGGTGTTCCTATTCTTGTCCTATGGGGATAGATATACCTGCTGTAATGGGGCATATGAAAAGCTTGCGTGATCGTGACAAGGTGCCTGGTACTCTGCAGCAGGGGATGGTTAATAATGTGGAGACAGGAAATAATCTTGCCATAAAAAAGGAAGATTATTTGGTCGGTATGGCTGAACTTGGAGAAGAATTAGCTGAGGAGTGTCCTGGATTTTATGTCCCGGTTGATAAACAGGATGCTGATATCCTCTTTTTCCCGAACTCAAAGGAAGTCTATGGTGACTTTGAGGATCAATTCTGGTGGTGGAAAATATTTTATACTGCCAGAGAAAACTGGACAGTTCCTTCTGAAGGTTGGGAAGCTGTTGATTGGGCTCTTTTTACGGGTAATTATGAGGCTAACAAGACTCTAGCCAAACGCAAAATAGATTTCATGAAGGAGCATAACATCAGCCGTATGATTATGCCTGACTGTGGTGGTGGTTCGTACGGTTGCCGGAAGGGTATGGATAAGTGTGTTATGGAGGATCCTAATAATGAGGTGGGCTTTACTTATCTTTATGATTATTTGCTTCAGCTAATCAGAGATGGGCGTATTAAGCTGGATAAATCAGTTAATGCAGGTAAGCGATTTACTTGGCATGACTCCTGTAAACATGGTCGTGAACTTGAACGCCATTTCGGTAAGGGCTATTTTGAAGAACCGCGTTGGATTATTAACCAGTGTGTTGATGATTTTGTGGATATGACTCCGAATAGAGGTCTTAATTATTGTTGTGGTGCAGGTGGTGGCATGTGGCCAATGCCTTATGAAGCCGAGTCTGCTTGGCACGCTAGATATAAGTATGATCAGATCAAACGTAGCGGCGCGGATGTGGTCGTCGTCGGTTGTTCCAATTGTCGGGACCAGATAATGAGGCGCATTCCCAAGTTTTATACTGATTATAAATATGAAGTGAAGTACATATGGCAGTTAGTTGCTGAAAGTCTGGTGCTGGAGGAGTGGGATGCTGACATGATCGCAAAGGGTCAGGCCGAAGCTAAAGCTCAGTGGGAGAAACTTGGAATAGATATTACGGATGTTGAGTATTGA
- a CDS encoding metallophosphoesterase family protein codes for MKTIILGDIHGDFQVINHLVETEQPDIIIQCGDFGYWPRKNGWPPNDPLLKLGNTKLYWCDGNHEDHESLAEIASSRELEVAPNCFYQPRGSVLTLPDNRTVLFFGGADSTDKDSRTEGESWFSDEIPTRFDFEKLNKSLHVDIVISHTCPKSFNLRQTAPLGYRKSSWLAKADDPTRDTLELILQQYNPAQWFFGHFHIHQTGKHNTTSWTALAIPMEDEEIWWVEL; via the coding sequence ATGAAAACCATAATCCTAGGCGATATCCACGGAGACTTCCAAGTCATCAATCATTTGGTTGAAACGGAACAGCCCGACATCATCATTCAATGCGGAGATTTCGGCTATTGGCCACGTAAGAATGGCTGGCCGCCAAACGACCCGCTATTGAAGTTAGGTAATACAAAACTATATTGGTGTGATGGGAACCACGAAGACCATGAATCCCTTGCTGAGATTGCAAGCTCAAGGGAACTGGAAGTTGCCCCCAATTGTTTCTATCAGCCACGCGGTTCAGTTCTGACGCTGCCTGATAACCGCACCGTTCTTTTCTTTGGAGGGGCGGATTCAACGGACAAAGATTCAAGAACTGAAGGGGAGAGTTGGTTTTCTGATGAAATTCCAACAAGATTTGATTTTGAAAAATTAAATAAAAGTTTACACGTCGACATTGTCATCAGCCATACTTGCCCCAAGTCCTTTAATCTCAGGCAGACAGCACCATTGGGGTATCGCAAATCATCATGGCTCGCCAAAGCCGATGATCCGACTCGCGATACTCTTGAGTTGATTTTACAACAGTATAACCCAGCACAATGGTTTTTTGGCCACTTCCATATTCACCAAACTGGTAAACATAACACTACGTCATGGACAGCTTTAGCTATCCCCATGGAGGACGAAGAGATCTGGTGGGTTGAATTGTAA
- a CDS encoding heteromeric transposase endonuclease subunit TnsA — MVKSKYSFDHRKLARFLKEGRGKGTGADYIPWLKVQDLSSRGRCSRITGWTTGRVHHLFSDLERDYFYHLEWADDVVDIREQFPLLPLNETVTLAEDSGIRHPMDTRSKVEIPLTTDFLITVKRAGEILTVARTVKPWRELQKKRTLEKFELERRYWLSKNVDWGIVTENEISTTVAHNVKSLHSLKNQGISEDSLEIQRALLIQVELQNFSTLSQMLEHIDSKFNRDSGTGLAIFKNLLAKKVICFDVTIRFDESSPLMAFSVRSEILGNELVI; from the coding sequence ATGGTGAAAAGCAAATATTCCTTTGATCATAGGAAGTTAGCTCGGTTCCTTAAGGAAGGTCGTGGAAAAGGGACAGGGGCAGATTATATTCCATGGTTGAAAGTTCAGGATCTTTCTTCAAGAGGTAGATGCAGTAGGATCACTGGTTGGACAACTGGCAGGGTTCACCATTTGTTTTCAGACCTTGAGCGGGATTACTTTTATCATTTAGAGTGGGCTGATGATGTTGTCGATATTCGTGAGCAGTTTCCTCTTTTACCTTTGAATGAGACTGTTACCCTTGCTGAAGATTCTGGCATTCGCCATCCGATGGATACGCGCTCAAAAGTTGAAATCCCACTGACGACTGATTTTTTGATTACAGTGAAGCGTGCCGGGGAAATATTGACTGTTGCGCGGACCGTAAAGCCTTGGAGAGAGCTTCAGAAGAAAAGGACTCTTGAGAAATTTGAGTTGGAACGCAGGTACTGGCTGAGCAAAAATGTTGACTGGGGAATTGTGACTGAGAATGAAATATCAACGACTGTTGCGCATAACGTAAAGTCATTACACTCACTTAAGAATCAAGGAATTAGTGAGGACTCTTTGGAAATACAGCGCGCATTGTTAATCCAAGTAGAGTTGCAGAATTTCAGCACCCTCTCCCAGATGTTGGAACATATTGATTCAAAATTCAATAGAGACTCCGGCACTGGTTTAGCCATATTCAAGAATTTGCTCGCTAAAAAAGTTATTTGTTTCGATGTGACGATTAGATTCGACGAATCTTCGCCGTTGATGGCCTTTTCAGTCAGGTCTGAAATTTTAGGGAATGAGTTAGTGATATGA
- a CDS encoding NifB/NifX family molybdenum-iron cluster-binding protein — MKIAISAQGKGPEGSLDLRFGRASGFVIYDTDSDTYDYLDNAIQGDLPQGSGIQTAQMVVDAGAKAIITGRVGPKAEAALKKAGVLVFFSEQDTVQHALEEYKSINVGDPRPTDGGRGVGGGRGIGGGGRGKGGGGGRGMGGGRS; from the coding sequence ATGAAAATCGCCATAAGCGCACAAGGAAAAGGACCTGAAGGTTCTCTGGATCTGAGGTTTGGACGAGCTTCGGGATTCGTGATCTATGATACTGACAGTGATACGTATGACTATTTGGATAATGCTATACAGGGAGACTTGCCTCAGGGGTCTGGTATCCAAACCGCCCAGATGGTCGTCGATGCTGGCGCGAAAGCAATTATCACCGGGCGAGTTGGACCTAAAGCAGAAGCCGCCTTGAAAAAAGCCGGAGTTTTAGTCTTTTTTTCCGAACAAGATACAGTACAACATGCTCTTGAAGAGTATAAGAGCATCAATGTCGGTGACCCGCGGCCAACGGATGGAGGGCGTGGAGTGGGCGGCGGACGCGGAATAGGTGGCGGAGGGCGTGGGAAAGGTGGTGGTGGCGGCCGTGGAATGGGTGGTGGAAGGTCGTAA
- a CDS encoding ATP-binding protein, protein MKNDIDMNSFKIARYRRQVVLEYRGNPLIEALPHILTEKQALKVIPSKPVFDKSERNHPASIRIHYLARIRNFFEAFPHHFELQEQISTIIRAGYLNRNPASSAHVKQLNDGYDRVRLKDHTHTNYSLPSTAECIAIIGNSGSGKTEACLRVLSLYDRVIVHPKYGLYQIVWLKIDCPSVGSLKQLCMSFFLAVDSLLGTQYCAEYASRGKTPDEMLAHMASVSNIHCIGLLVIDEIQHLMSCKESESTKMMNFFVTLSNTVNVPILLVGTPKALPLLQNNLRQARRASGAGSYRFSRFAKDDPDWQELLENLWEYQWVNNPGPLTNEIKEVLYDESQGILALVTTLFRLAQHRAISTSHEKLSVNLIRRVAREKMSDVQPMIAALRNNDEDALLRYDDILTDLIKYTAPKASNVNKSEPQQLYIPPELANAFYLLAEEGYNAEDVLGALKKASKILPEASPYQLSGVAHELLVNGPLTESEVKKQSLLKKVDPPDLDADDLRLAYFDAEDEGIDVYQILNESGMIKNPAEEFVINQ, encoded by the coding sequence ATGAAAAATGATATTGATATGAACTCATTTAAAATCGCCCGATACCGTCGACAAGTTGTTCTTGAATACAGAGGGAATCCTCTGATTGAGGCGTTGCCACATATTCTTACTGAGAAGCAGGCTCTAAAGGTTATTCCTTCCAAACCTGTTTTCGATAAAAGCGAGCGAAATCATCCAGCATCAATACGAATTCACTACCTTGCTCGGATTAGAAATTTTTTTGAAGCCTTCCCGCATCATTTTGAGTTGCAGGAGCAGATTTCGACTATTATTCGTGCCGGTTATTTAAATCGTAATCCAGCCTCTTCAGCACATGTAAAACAGCTTAACGATGGATATGACCGAGTTCGATTGAAGGATCATACACATACGAATTATTCTCTCCCATCTACAGCGGAATGCATTGCTATTATCGGTAACTCAGGATCAGGAAAGACCGAGGCTTGTTTAAGAGTTCTGTCTCTATATGACAGGGTTATTGTTCACCCTAAGTATGGCTTGTATCAAATTGTATGGTTGAAAATTGATTGTCCAAGTGTTGGGTCTTTAAAGCAGCTTTGTATGAGTTTCTTCTTAGCTGTGGACTCATTGTTGGGCACGCAATATTGCGCTGAATATGCTTCGCGTGGGAAGACTCCGGACGAAATGCTGGCGCATATGGCTTCTGTCTCAAATATTCATTGTATCGGGCTTCTCGTGATAGATGAAATTCAGCATCTTATGTCTTGCAAAGAAAGCGAATCTACCAAGATGATGAATTTTTTTGTGACACTTTCAAACACTGTGAATGTTCCGATTCTTTTGGTCGGAACTCCTAAGGCCCTTCCTTTATTGCAAAACAATTTGAGACAAGCACGTAGAGCCAGTGGTGCTGGTAGTTACAGATTTTCCAGGTTCGCAAAAGATGATCCGGACTGGCAGGAGTTGCTGGAAAATTTATGGGAATACCAGTGGGTAAATAATCCGGGGCCTCTTACGAATGAGATAAAAGAAGTTTTGTATGACGAAAGTCAGGGTATACTGGCTTTAGTCACTACTCTTTTTAGGCTCGCACAGCATCGGGCAATTTCAACTTCACACGAGAAACTTTCGGTAAATTTGATCCGTCGTGTGGCAAGGGAAAAAATGTCTGACGTTCAGCCCATGATTGCAGCTTTACGAAATAATGATGAAGATGCCCTGTTGCGCTATGATGATATTTTGACTGATCTGATTAAATATACAGCCCCCAAAGCTTCTAATGTAAACAAATCTGAACCACAGCAACTGTATATTCCCCCTGAATTAGCAAACGCTTTTTATTTGTTGGCGGAAGAAGGATATAATGCTGAAGATGTCTTGGGTGCACTTAAGAAGGCATCGAAAATTTTACCTGAAGCTTCTCCTTATCAATTGAGTGGAGTGGCTCATGAATTATTGGTCAATGGTCCTTTAACTGAAAGTGAGGTCAAAAAGCAAAGTCTGCTCAAGAAAGTTGATCCACCGGATCTCGACGCCGATGATTTGAGGCTGGCCTACTTTGATGCCGAGGATGAGGGGATTGATGTTTATCAGATTTTAAATGAGTCTGGAATGATAAAGAATCCGGCTGAGGAGTTTGTCATAAATCAATGA
- a CDS encoding Mu transposase C-terminal domain-containing protein: MNVVLKNDLFRFREESDKIYRILWTSSDNKQFFAIDVNASNAWPELFETDFIFESVKTEEIVYGVEDEFAFIHNETDLSAASREKREQLWIDIETLLIEPDIFDKRKRNSLLKGCSTEHGKCRRTLQRNLRRYWQRGMNKNALLPDYKNSGVAKDRLHTSHAKRGRPRQYDIVQGVNVDEEMKSIFKKSIKRFYHGSSKSTFKDAYDDMIRVYFSDENPNGELVPRISEIPTIEQFRYWYKKDRDLEAELRARKGDKNYEKDHRPILSTSTIEAYGPGAVFQIDSTIGDIYLVSKLDPRKIIGRPVIYEVIDVFSRMVVGLYIGIENASYLTAADALANAMTDKVSFCKLYGVNITSKQWPSCHIPDAIIADNAELKGKQIENFIEAFSVRTENTSAYRGDCKGIVERHFRTIQATFKRHLGGTIDKDFRQRGAEDYRLGAALTLDDLTTAFIHCILFHNNAHEISKYDKDFKMMVEDVPAIPVELWNWGIANRSGALRSQSEKVIKAYLLPRASARVTRKGVLFQGCYYHCDRAMEEGWYVRAGQKTWKIEISFDPRNISNIYIPKRGKLSFDICSLTPASRAFENMSLWDLQELKKKVAQGRAKRRGNELAAQVNLDNQLQGIARLSQERRMQSGPDSRSKTERLGNIRENREEEKNMSRAGDAMVLADRKFTGQKAAVIPIAQEEVEEDFSYPNRARREKIIKEREDEK; encoded by the coding sequence ATGAACGTTGTACTCAAAAATGATTTGTTCAGATTCCGTGAGGAGTCAGACAAAATTTATCGTATTCTGTGGACTAGTTCAGATAATAAACAGTTTTTTGCAATTGATGTTAATGCCTCTAATGCTTGGCCAGAATTATTTGAAACTGATTTTATATTTGAGTCAGTAAAGACTGAAGAGATCGTCTATGGGGTGGAAGATGAGTTTGCGTTTATCCATAATGAAACAGACTTATCTGCTGCAAGTAGGGAAAAACGTGAACAACTATGGATAGACATTGAGACGCTCCTTATTGAGCCGGATATTTTTGATAAAAGAAAAAGAAATTCATTACTCAAGGGATGTTCTACAGAGCACGGTAAATGTCGGCGAACATTGCAGCGCAATTTGAGACGATATTGGCAAAGGGGAATGAATAAGAATGCTCTTCTGCCAGATTATAAAAATTCAGGTGTTGCAAAGGATAGGCTTCATACAAGTCATGCGAAACGAGGGCGTCCTCGTCAATATGATATTGTTCAGGGAGTAAATGTCGATGAAGAAATGAAATCAATTTTCAAAAAATCTATTAAGAGATTTTATCATGGGAGTTCAAAGAGTACTTTCAAAGATGCGTACGATGATATGATTCGTGTCTATTTTTCTGATGAAAATCCTAATGGGGAATTAGTCCCAAGGATTAGTGAAATTCCGACAATAGAGCAGTTCCGTTATTGGTACAAAAAGGACCGAGATTTAGAGGCCGAGCTCCGCGCTAGAAAGGGAGACAAAAACTATGAGAAAGATCATCGGCCAATTCTGAGTACATCTACTATTGAAGCCTATGGACCTGGGGCAGTTTTTCAAATTGATTCCACTATCGGCGATATTTATTTGGTTTCAAAGTTAGATCCGAGAAAAATTATTGGGCGGCCAGTTATTTATGAAGTGATAGATGTTTTCAGCAGGATGGTCGTGGGGTTGTACATAGGCATCGAGAATGCGTCATATCTTACAGCTGCAGATGCTTTGGCAAATGCCATGACTGATAAAGTCTCTTTTTGTAAGCTTTATGGAGTTAATATCACTTCGAAGCAGTGGCCAAGTTGTCATATCCCAGATGCGATTATTGCGGATAATGCAGAATTGAAGGGCAAACAGATAGAGAATTTCATCGAGGCCTTTTCTGTCAGAACTGAAAATACGTCCGCATATAGAGGCGACTGTAAAGGGATTGTGGAGAGACATTTCCGTACGATTCAAGCTACTTTCAAAAGACATCTTGGTGGAACAATTGATAAGGATTTTCGTCAAAGAGGTGCAGAAGATTATCGGCTCGGTGCTGCTCTTACATTAGATGATCTAACAACAGCATTTATTCACTGTATTTTATTTCATAACAATGCTCATGAAATATCTAAATACGACAAAGATTTTAAAATGATGGTCGAGGATGTCCCGGCTATCCCGGTCGAGTTATGGAATTGGGGGATTGCCAATAGATCAGGAGCCTTACGTTCTCAGTCAGAAAAAGTGATCAAAGCGTATCTGTTACCACGGGCTTCTGCTCGTGTGACTAGGAAAGGAGTTCTTTTTCAAGGTTGCTATTACCATTGTGATCGGGCCATGGAAGAGGGGTGGTATGTTCGTGCAGGGCAAAAAACTTGGAAGATTGAGATCTCTTTTGATCCCCGAAATATCAGTAATATCTATATCCCAAAGAGGGGTAAGTTAAGTTTTGATATCTGCAGTCTTACACCGGCAAGTCGCGCTTTTGAAAATATGTCATTATGGGATCTACAAGAATTGAAGAAGAAAGTAGCTCAGGGAAGGGCCAAGCGCAGGGGTAATGAGTTAGCAGCACAAGTAAATTTAGATAACCAGCTACAGGGAATTGCAAGACTCTCTCAAGAGAGGCGCATGCAAAGCGGACCTGATTCGCGCAGCAAAACAGAACGGCTTGGGAACATCAGAGAGAATCGGGAAGAAGAAAAGAATATGTCACGAGCTGGCGATGCAATGGTTTTGGCTGACCGGAAATTTACGGGACAGAAAGCTGCGGTAATTCCCATTGCTCAGGAAGAAGTTGAAGAGGATTTTTCATATCCCAACCGTGCGAGACGGGAAAAAATTATTAAGGAGCGGGAAGATGAAAAATGA